Proteins from a genomic interval of Cydia amplana chromosome 8, ilCydAmpl1.1, whole genome shotgun sequence:
- the LOC134650580 gene encoding protein THEM6-like, whose amino-acid sequence MLCVITVLIALAYMFWDVNYFLRTAFTIGIGRLFQKKCGVNDTTTIYGFCTTQDVDIFLRHMNNARYVRELDFARFHFYDRTGIYENITKANGHALQGASSIRYRRTIPIFTAYKVETRLAYWDDKTLFIEQKFITLSDGFVRAIVLSRQNLIDVNAETLFKGIPGAEQKPTCPEEITHWLQSIEISSARLRKKD is encoded by the exons atgtTGTGTGTGATAACAGTTCTCATAGCTCTGGCGTATATGTTCTGGGATGTGAACTACTTCCTTCGAACCGCTTTTACCATCGGAATTGGGAGGCTCTTCCAAAAGAAGTGTGGCGTAAATGATACGACTACAATTTACG GCTTCTGCACAACACAAGACGTGGACATCTTCCTGCGACACATGAACAACGCGCGTTACGTGCGCGAGCTGGACTTCGCACGGTTCCACTTCTACGATCGCACGGGGATCTATGAAAACATAACCAAAGCCAACGGGCATGCGCTGCAGGGCGCCTCCAGCATCCGGTACAGGAGGACCATCCCGATCTTCACGGCGTATAAAGTCGAAACTAGG TTGGCATACTGGGACGACAAGACCCTCTTCATCGAGCAAAAGTTCATCACCCTGAGCGACGGCTTCGTGCGAGCCATCGTGCTGTCCCGGCAGAACCTCATCGACGTCAACGCCGAAACTCTCTTCAAAGGCATCCCCGGCGCTGAGCAGAAACCGACATGCCCTGAGGAAATCACTCATTGGCTACAGTCTATCGAGATCTCAAGTGCAAGGTTAAGGAAGAAGGATTAA
- the LOC134650340 gene encoding glutamate receptor ionotropic, kainate glr-3-like codes for MLIPSNILFPIEIILNTIINNYLRTSFCLTFVTETELMINLPLNMSSMRIRPNNSELVQQILEASEKACTDYIIQMDEPRNFMVAFDKVNHIGDVRRSDKKLIFVPLEDEFYNASVLTDLFTLKETGYVPNILLIAPTAQSSADCKVYDMITHTFVGADEQIREPLYLDRWYSCTKLFKNGVNLFPHDMSNLYGKKVKVGAFTYKPYVLLDLDPSLAPLGRDGIDIRFIEEFCRWINCTVEIVRPDDGQEWGEIFENNTGVGLVGNLVEDRTEIGITSLYSWYEEYRALDFSAPIIRTAVTCIAPAPRILSSWDLPLVPFSWLMWMCLIATFFFASFALFVAQRSADDIFFATFGNMIGQSPGDSSSWRIRSISGWMLVTGLVIDNAYSGGLASSFTVPKYEASVDTIQDLVDRRMEWGAPVDAWLYSMILSEEPLIKSAISQFKVYPPEKLTQKSFTRSMAFSIERLPAGSFAIGEYITKEGAENLELMLEDMYYEQCVVMTRKSSPYTAKLTELVGRLQQSGLLLCWETQIALKYLDFKVQLEVRLSRTKKDIDGVEPLNAKQLLGIYLLYFGGLFISIVVFIAELLIKRGKATIVI; via the exons ATGTTGATACCGTCAAACATATTATTCCCGATTGAAATAATACTAAacacaataattaataattatttgcgAACGTCTTTTTGCTTAACGTTTGTCACTGAAACTGAATTAATGATTAATTTACCATTAAACATGAGCTCTATGAGAATAAGACCTAATAATTCAGAACTGGTGCAGCAAATTTTGGAGGCATCGGAAAAAGCTTGTACCGATTACATTATACAAATGGATGAACCTCGAAATTTTATGGTAGCTTTTGACAAGGTCAATCATATAGGGGATGTAAGGAGAAGCGACAAGAAACTCATATTTGTACCTTTAGAAGACGAATTTTACAATGCAAGTGTCCTTACTGATCTATTTACGCTAAAGGAAACTGGTTACGTtcctaatattttattaatagcaCCCACTGCACAAAGCTCAGCAGACTGTAAAGTATACGACATGATAACTCATACATTTGTCGGTGCCGACGAACAAATACGTGAACCTCTGTATTTGGATCGTTGGTATTCTTGTACCAAACTGTTTAAGAATGGGGTAAATTTGTTTCCTCATGATATGTCCAATCTATACGGCAAGAAGGTCAAAGTAGGAGCATTTACATACAAACCGTATGTATTATTAGACCTGGATCCATCTCTGGCTCCGCTAGGCCGCGACGGCATAGATATACGTTTCATAGAGgagttttgtag gtggATTAATTGCACAGTGGAAATCGTAAGACCCGACGACGGCCAGGAGTGGGGTGAGATTTTTGAGAACAACACTGGCGTCGGCCTAGTCGGAAATCTGGTTGAAGATCGAACGGAAATAGGAATTA CATCGCTCTATTCCTGGTACGAAGAATATAGGGCATTAGATTTTTCTGCTCCTATTATAAGAACTGCTGTCACTTGCATTGCACCTGCACCTCG GATTTTGTCAAGCTGGGACTTGCCATTGGTGCCGTTCTCGTGGCTGATGTGGATGTGCTTGATAGCTACATTCTTCTTTGCGTCGTTTGCTCTCTTCGTAGCTCAACGATCTGCTGACGACATTTTCTTCGCTACATTTGGGAATATGATTGGTCAG AGTCCCGGAGACTCAAGTTCCTGGCGCATACGCAGCATCTCCGGCTGGATGCTAGTGACAGGCCTGGTCATAGATAACGCATACAGCGGCGGCCTGGCGTCCAGCTTCACGGTCCCCAAGTACGAGGCCTCCGTAGACACGATACAGGATCTGGTGGACAGGAGAATGGAGTGGGGCGCTCCCGTTGACGCCTGGTTGTATTCTATGATACTTTCTGAGGAG CCCCTAATCAAGAGTGCAATAAGTCAATTTAAGGTTTATCCACCAGAAAAATTGACACAAAAAAGTTTCACAAGGAGTATGGCGTTTAGTATTGAACGCCTTCCTGCAG GATCCTTCGCGATCGGCGAGTACATAACCAAGGAAGGTGCAGAGAACCTCGAGCTGATGCTGGAGGACATGTACTACGAGCAGTGCGTGGTGATGACGAGGAAGAGTTCTCCGTACACCGCCAAGCTCACCGAGTTGGTTGGTCGTCTTCAACAGTCTGGGCTGTTGCTGTGCTGGGAAACGCAG ATTGCTTTGAAATATCTGGATTTCAAAGTGCAACTAGAAGTAAGGCTGTCTAGAACAAAGAAAGACATAGATGGAGTTGAGCCGTTAAATGCAAAGCAGCTATTG GGTATCTACTTGCTTTATTTTGGAGGTCTATTTATATCGATCGTAGTTTTTATTGCGGAATTGCTCATCAAACGCGGTAAAGCTACAATTGTTATATGA
- the LOC134650579 gene encoding protein THEM6-like produces the protein MWFLLCLLYIFFMVVCDANYFIRAYFTVIGSRLFNSTITIKDTATIYGICTLQDCDLTFTSIRLARLVRDLDFARYQFYDRTGIYQRSRQLRIKSLQGSTLTLTSEPVPLFQIYRIDTKLIYWDDRSLFFEHKVTTTGDGKVRSFLVSRQHAIGENGHSTEALLEGLRGSEMRPTCPDYIQLWLKSMDISSKTLRV, from the exons ATGTGGTTCTTATTGTGTTTgctttatatatttttcatgGTAGTTTGTGACGCTAACTATTTTATTCGGGCGTATTTTACCGTGATCGGTAGCAGATTGTTTAACAGCACAATAACTATCAAAGATACTGCCACTATTTACG GTATTTGCACACTACAAGATTGCGACCTCACTTTCACTAGTATTCGCCTAGCCAGACTAGTGAGaga cctggactTTGCCCGCTACCAGTTCTATGATCGCACGGGCATATACCAGCGGAGCCGGCAGCTTCGTATCAAATCCTTGCAGGGATCCACACTCACTCTGACTTCGGAACCTGTGCCGCTATTTCAAATATACAGAATAGATACGAAG CTCATATATTGGGACGACCGTTCCTTGTTCTTCGAACACAAAGTCACCACCACAGGGGACGGCAAAGTTCGGTCCTTTCTAGTCTCCCGGCAGCACGCTATCGGGGAGAACGGACATTCGACCGAGGCCCTTCTCGAGGGTCTGAGGGGTTCCGAGATGAGACCGACGTGTCCTGACTACATTCAGCTCTGGCTGAAAAGTATGGATATATCTAGTAAAACGTTGAGAGTTTGA
- the LOC134650341 gene encoding glutamate receptor ionotropic, delta-2-like, producing the protein MKMPSILFPIEILLNIIINEHLQDSFCLTFVTETKLTVNIPKNMSSMIIQPNNSVLVEQIMDASEKGCYDYIIQMHEPENFMIAFEKVNHLADVRRSDKKLIFLPLQDEMYNKDVLTDILALTETGFVANILLIVPSLQSSGDCEVYDMITHKFVGSDEEVKKPLYLDRWDSCTGNFERGVNLFPHDMSNLYGKTVKVAAFTYKPYVLLDLDPSLNPLGRDGMEMRIIDEFCRWVNCTVKIVRDDEHEWGEIYENNTGVGVLGNVVEDRADIGITALYSWYEEYRVLDFSAPIIRTAITCVAPAPRILTSWDLPLVPFSLTMWMCLLFAFFYASLALSIAQRSTNNVFLDTFGMMITQTREDATSWRIRSITGWMLVTGLIIDNAYSGGLASSFTVPKYEASVDTVEDLVDRRMEWGATHDAWIFSIILSEEPLIKSLLSQFKTYPADVLKKKSFSRSMAFSIEHLPAGYFAIGEYITKEAAMDLEIMLDKVYYEQCVVMLRKSSPYTAKLSELVGRLHQSGLMLSWETQVALKYLDFKVQLEVRLSRARKDLQGIEPLSLKKLLGIYIFYFGGVVIALMVFFGELLFKCSKPSIVL; encoded by the exons ATGAAAATGCCAAGCATATTATTCCCCATCGAAATATTacttaacataataataaatgagCATTTGCAGGATTCTTTTTGCTTAACGTTTGTTACCGAAACAAAATTAACCGTTAACATTCCCAAAAACATGAGCTCTATGATAATACAGCCCAATAATTCAGTACTGGTTGAACAAATTATGGATGCGTCGGAAAAAGGTTGCTACGACTACATAATTCAAATGCATGAGCCTGAAAACTTTATGATAGCTTTTGAGAAAGTTAATCATTTGGCAGATGTAAGAAGAAGCGACaagaaacttatatttttacctcTACAAGATGAAATGTACAACAAAGATGTTCTTACCGATATTTTGGCGCTAACAGAGACTGGTTTTGTTGCTAATATATTGTTAATAGTACCTTCTTTACAAAGCTCAGGCGACTGTGAGGTATATGACATGATAACTCATAAATTTGTCGGCTCCGATGAAGAAGTAAAAAAGCCTTTGTATTTGGATCGTTGGGATTCTTGTACTGGCAATTTCGAGAGAGGAGTGAATTTGTTCCCTCACGACATGTCGAATTTATACGGCAAGACGGTCAAAGTTGCCGCGTTTACGTATAAACCATACGTTTTATTAGACCTCGATCCATCTTTGAACCCTCTGGGCCGAGATGGCATGGAAATGAGAATTATCGATGAGTTCTGCAG GTGGGTGAACTGTACCGTGAAAATAGTAAGAGACGACGAGCACGAGTGGGGCGAAATTTATGAGAACAATACGGGTGTCGGTGTCCTGGGCAATGTGGTTGAAGATCGTGCCGACATAGGCATCA CGGCGCTCTATTCCTGGTACGAAGAATACAGGGTGTTGGATTTTTCTGCTCCAATTATTAGAACTGCTATCACTTGCGTCGCACCCGCACCTAG GATTTTGACAAGTTGGGACTTACCCCTGGTGCCATTCTCGTTGACGATGTGGATGTGCCTACTGTTTGCCTTCTTCTACGCATCGCTTGCTCTCTCCATAGCCCAGCGCTCTACCAACAATGTATTTCTAGACACTTTTGGGATGATGATCACTCAA ACCCGCGAAGACGCGACTTCATGGCGCATACGCAGCATCACCGGCTGGATGCTAGTGACGGGCCTCATCATAGACAACGCGTACAGCGGCGGCCTGGCGTCCAGCTTCACGGTCCCCAAGTACGAGGCCTCCGTAGACACGGTGGAGGACTTGGTGGACAGGAGAATGGAGTGGGGCGCGACGCACGATGCTTGGATATTTTCTATTATTCTTTCAGAAGAG CCTCTGATCAAGAGTTTGCTGAGTCAATTTAAAACTTATCCAGCCGACGTTTTAAAGAAGAAGAGCTTCTCAAGAAGTATGGCGTTTAGCATTGAACACCTTCCAGCAG GATACTTCGCGATCGGTGAATACATAACCAAGGAAGCAGCGATGGACCTCGAAATAATGCTGGACAAAGTGTATTACGAGCAGTGCGTGGTGATGCTGAGGAAGAGTTCTCCGTACACTGCTAAACTCAGCGAGTTAGTTGGTCGCCTTCACCAGTCTGGGCTAATGCTGTCTTGGGAGACGCAG GTGGCTTTGAAATATCTAGATTTCAAAGTACAATTGGAAGTAAGGTTGTCTAGAGCAAGAAAAGATTTGCAAGGAATTGAGCCGTTAAGCTTAAAAAAGCTTTTG gGCATCTACATTTTTTACTTCGGAGGAGTAGTCATAGCACTAATGGTTTTCTTCGGGGAATTACTCTTTAAATGCAGCAAACCTTCAatagttttataa
- the LOC134650214 gene encoding carboxypeptidase E-like, giving the protein MAKLIVLCFAVFLTANAEFTWRHHNNEELPLILEEVHKKCPNISRVYALTEPSVQNVPLYVIEFSDKPGIHQPYKPEVKYIGNIHGNEVLGRELLLGLAHYLCDQYMNRDRRIRALIHNTRIHLMPSMNPDGWQLSTDTGTQDYLIGRYNNHTVDLNRNFPDLDAITFELERQGINHNNHLLRDVTRLAAPLEPETRAVMRWIMSIPFVLSAAMHGGDLVANYPYDESRSGAPVSEYSASPDDDTFRALALAYAVNHADMASPRRPGCHATSADDSATYNFGKQGGVTNGAAWYSLKGGMQDFNYLATNAFEVTLELGCDKYPSADKLEAEWERNREAMLAYLWKAHTGVKGVVTDDSGFIQNAVISVVNITGPIPRPIRHDVTTGAFGDYYRLLTPGHYEITASHPGYFSVSRVATVPHNQNQAHILNFKLEPTTSWFDDEIGPYPRGLRDGQPRIYKRSLYEKVVNTIVKTDKH; this is encoded by the exons atggcAAAGTTAATAGTACTTTGTTTTGCCGTATTTCTAACCGCGAATGCCGAATTTACTTGGAGACATCATAATAATGAAGAGTTGCCGCTAATATTGGAGGAAGTTCATAAAAAATGTCCAAACATATCGCGAGTTTACGCTCTTACCGAGCCGTCGGTACAAAATGTGCCTCTTTACGTGATTGAATTCTCGGATAAACCAGGAATCCATCAGCCTT ATAAGCCTGAAGTGAAATATATCGGCAATATCCACGGGAATGAGGTGTTGGGTCGCGAGTTGCTGCTAGGCTTGGCCCATTATTTGTGTGACCAGTACATGAATCGCGACCGTCGCATCCGGGCGCTCATACACAACACGCGCATCCATCTGATGCCTTCCATGAACCCTGATGGATGGCAGTTGTCGACAGACACA GGTACCCAGGATTATCTCATTGGTCGCTACAATAACCACACAGTGGATTTGAACCGGAACTTCCCCGATCTGGACGCCATCACATTTGAGCTCGAGAGACAGGGCATTAACCACAACAACCACTTACTGAGAGATGTGACCCGTCTCGCCGCTCCA CTTGAGCCTGAGACACGAGCGGTGATGCGATGGATCATGTCCATACCGTTCGTGCTGAGCGCGGCCATGCACGGCGGCGACCTTGTTGCCAACTACCCGTACGACGAGAGCCGCAGCGGCGCGCCCGTCTCCGAGTACTCGGCCAGCCCCGACGATGATACCTTCAG GGCGCTGGCCCTGGCCTATGCGGTGAATCACGCGGACATGGCGTCCCCGCGCCGCCCGGGCTGCCACGCCACCAGCGCCGACGACTCCGCCACATACAACTTCGGCAAGCAGGGCGGCGTCACCAACGGCGCGGCCTGGTACAGCCTGAAGGGAG GCATGCAAGATTTCAACTACTTGGCCACGAACGCGTTTGAAGTGACTTTGGAGCTCGGGTGCGATAAGTACCCGAGTGCGGATAAACTGGAGGCCGAATGGGAAAGGAACAGGGAAGCCATGTTGGCGTACTTATGGAAGGCGCATACGGGAGTGAAGGGAGTTGTGACTGATGACTCTGGGTTTATTCAGAACGCTGTGATCTCCGTGGTGAACATTACTGGACCGATACCGAGGCCTATCCGACACGATGTTACTACTG GTGCTTTCGGAGACTACTACCGCCTCCTGACGCCGGGACACTACGAGATAACCGCGAGCCACCCCGGCTACTTTTCCGTGTCACGAGTGGCTACAGTGCCTCACAACCAGAACCAAGCACACATCCTGAACTTCAAGCTGGAG CCCACAACCAGCTGGTTCGACGACGAGATCGGGCCGTACCCGCGCGGGCTGCGCGACGGCCAGCCGCGCATCTACAAGCGCTCGCTCTACGAGAAGGTCGTCAACACCATCGTGAAGACAGATAAACATTAA